In a single window of the Pseudodesulfovibrio profundus genome:
- a CDS encoding AIR synthase-related protein, which produces MLCRVVVGLKEGVRDVVGEKFGRKIKSELGMDVREVRIVNVYTLEGLEQEQVDLALERAALHDPVLHEVSLAPLARDFDWIIEVGFRPGVTDNEGRTARETLGVVLGLSKEALETVKVYTSKQYLITADMDEAAIQHVAKDLLANELIQRYEYKSSDTWTKSPGFEAKAARVTGKASDEVAIIPLSTMSDEEMMAFSRANTLALSLRELHDIRDYYLDPKVKSERESLGLPADPTDAEIEVLAQTWSEHCKHKIFSAKINYENRETGTRSEISSLYKTFIQGSTKQIRERNAVERDGGDYCLSVFKDNAGVIAFSETINVCVKMETHNSPSALDPYGGALTGIVGVNRDPMGTGIGANLLCNTDVFCFASPFHEGELPPRLLHPRRVFEGVREGVEHGGNKSGIPTVNGSIVFDERYLGKPLVYCGTIGTMPVEVAGRPSHEKCALPGDCIVMSGGRIGADGIHGATFSSEELHEESPATAVQIGDPITQRKMYDFLMRARDLGLYNAITDNGAGGLSSSVGEMAEDSGGFEMDLAKAPLKYDGLRPWEILISEAQERMTMAVPPEKLDRFMALSAEMDVESTVLGHFTDSCKYFVKYGDKIVTCLDMEFLHEGVPQMELDAIWERPEIADEPIPAVEDQAGLLKDMLGRLNICSKEYVVRQYDHEVQGGSVVKPMVGVKADGPSDAGVVRPQLESEQGLVISHGICPEYSDIDTYWMMANAIDEGIRNAVAVGGNVNYMAGCDNFCWCDPVQSESTPDGHYKLAQLVRANQALAHYCLGFGVPCVSGKDSMKNDYKGGGHKISIPPTVLFSVISVIPDVNKCLTSDFKQAGDGIYILGLTRPEFGGSEIAGQLGFSSSAVPQVDLLSAKKRYETMFDVTQAGLVNAAHDCSDGGFAVALAEMCIGGRMGAEVNLSNLPVNGEMDDTGLLYAESASRLVVTVPAAKQAEFEAAFAGQAFARVGEVTDSSKLIVKSDDRIVIEEHVEALAGAFKATLDW; this is translated from the coding sequence ATGCTGTGCCGTGTTGTTGTCGGTTTGAAAGAAGGCGTACGTGATGTTGTTGGCGAAAAGTTCGGCCGCAAGATCAAGAGTGAACTGGGCATGGATGTGCGCGAGGTGCGCATCGTCAATGTCTATACGCTGGAAGGGCTTGAGCAGGAGCAGGTCGACCTTGCCCTGGAACGAGCTGCGTTGCATGACCCGGTCCTGCATGAAGTATCCCTGGCACCGCTGGCCAGAGACTTCGACTGGATCATCGAGGTCGGATTCCGTCCCGGCGTGACGGATAACGAAGGCCGTACCGCCCGCGAGACCCTGGGTGTTGTCCTTGGTCTGAGCAAGGAAGCGCTTGAAACCGTCAAGGTCTACACTTCCAAGCAGTACCTGATCACCGCCGATATGGACGAAGCCGCCATTCAACACGTAGCCAAGGACCTGCTCGCCAACGAGTTGATCCAGCGCTACGAGTACAAGTCTTCCGACACATGGACCAAGTCTCCCGGCTTTGAAGCCAAGGCCGCGCGCGTCACGGGCAAGGCGTCTGATGAAGTCGCGATCATCCCGCTTTCCACCATGTCCGATGAAGAAATGATGGCCTTTTCCCGCGCCAATACGCTGGCTCTCTCCCTGCGCGAGCTGCACGATATCCGCGATTACTACCTCGATCCCAAGGTCAAGAGCGAGCGCGAATCCCTCGGCTTGCCCGCTGATCCGACCGACGCGGAAATCGAAGTGCTGGCCCAGACATGGTCCGAGCACTGCAAACACAAGATTTTCTCTGCAAAAATCAACTACGAGAACCGCGAAACCGGCACCAGAAGCGAGATTTCCTCCCTCTACAAGACGTTTATTCAGGGTTCCACCAAGCAGATTCGCGAGCGCAATGCCGTTGAACGCGACGGTGGCGACTACTGCCTCTCCGTGTTCAAGGATAATGCGGGCGTCATCGCCTTTTCCGAGACAATCAATGTCTGTGTGAAAATGGAGACCCACAACTCGCCTTCGGCTCTGGACCCCTACGGCGGAGCACTCACCGGTATTGTCGGCGTCAACCGTGACCCCATGGGTACCGGTATCGGTGCCAACCTGTTGTGTAACACCGATGTGTTCTGCTTTGCTTCCCCGTTCCACGAAGGGGAACTGCCCCCTCGCCTGCTGCATCCGCGCCGCGTCTTTGAAGGCGTGCGCGAAGGCGTCGAGCATGGCGGCAACAAGTCCGGTATTCCCACGGTCAACGGTTCCATCGTCTTTGACGAGCGTTACCTCGGCAAGCCGCTGGTCTACTGCGGCACCATCGGCACCATGCCGGTGGAAGTGGCAGGTCGCCCGTCCCATGAAAAATGCGCCTTGCCCGGTGACTGCATTGTCATGTCCGGTGGTCGTATCGGCGCGGACGGTATCCACGGCGCGACGTTCTCTTCCGAAGAGTTGCACGAAGAGTCTCCGGCTACCGCAGTACAGATCGGTGACCCCATCACCCAGCGCAAGATGTACGATTTCCTGATGCGTGCCCGTGACCTCGGCCTGTACAACGCCATCACCGATAACGGTGCCGGTGGATTGTCCTCCTCCGTAGGCGAAATGGCTGAAGATTCCGGTGGGTTCGAGATGGACCTCGCCAAAGCGCCACTCAAGTATGATGGACTGCGCCCGTGGGAGATTCTCATCTCCGAAGCACAGGAACGCATGACCATGGCCGTGCCGCCGGAAAAGCTGGATCGCTTCATGGCGCTTTCGGCTGAGATGGATGTGGAATCCACCGTACTCGGTCATTTCACCGACTCCTGTAAATATTTTGTGAAGTATGGCGACAAGATCGTCACCTGTCTCGACATGGAATTCCTGCATGAGGGCGTACCGCAGATGGAACTCGACGCCATCTGGGAACGTCCCGAGATTGCTGATGAGCCGATCCCTGCCGTGGAAGATCAGGCCGGACTGCTCAAGGACATGCTGGGCCGACTGAACATCTGCTCCAAAGAGTATGTGGTTCGCCAGTACGATCATGAAGTGCAGGGCGGCAGCGTCGTCAAGCCCATGGTCGGCGTCAAGGCCGATGGCCCGTCTGATGCCGGTGTTGTCCGTCCGCAGCTCGAATCGGAGCAGGGACTGGTTATCTCACACGGTATCTGCCCTGAATATTCCGATATCGACACCTACTGGATGATGGCCAACGCCATTGATGAAGGTATCCGTAACGCCGTTGCCGTTGGCGGTAATGTCAACTACATGGCCGGTTGCGACAACTTCTGCTGGTGCGATCCGGTCCAGTCTGAATCCACCCCTGACGGCCATTACAAGCTTGCTCAGTTGGTGCGTGCCAACCAGGCCCTTGCTCACTACTGCCTCGGGTTCGGTGTGCCGTGCGTATCCGGTAAGGATTCCATGAAGAATGATTACAAGGGCGGTGGGCACAAGATTTCCATTCCGCCGACCGTATTGTTCTCGGTTATTTCCGTTATTCCCGATGTGAACAAATGCCTGACCTCCGACTTCAAGCAGGCGGGTGATGGCATCTACATCCTCGGATTGACCCGTCCCGAGTTCGGCGGCAGTGAAATCGCCGGACAGCTCGGTTTCTCCAGCAGCGCCGTGCCTCAGGTTGATCTGCTGTCTGCCAAGAAACGGTATGAAACCATGTTCGACGTAACGCAGGCCGGGCTGGTCAATGCCGCCCATGACTGCTCGGACGGTGGGTTTGCCGTGGCTCTGGCCGAAATGTGCATCGGCGGCCGTATGGGTGCCGAAGTCAATCTGTCCAATCTGCCGGTTAACGGCGAGATGGATGACACGGGGCTTCTCTACGCAGAATCCGCCAGCCGCCTTGTGGTGACAGTGCCTGCGGCCAAGCAGGCCGAGTTTGAAGCGGCCTTTGCAGGTCAGGCTTTTGCTCGAGTAGGAGAAGTTACTGATTCCTCTAAACTTATCGTCAAATCGGACGATAGAATAGTAATTGAGGAGCATGTGGAAGCCCTTGCTGGAGCGTTCAAGGCAACGCTTGACTGGTAA
- a CDS encoding cytochrome c family protein — translation MLFVAAFFAAVGMASMSKAESGQYLGSDSCMDCHDQEYENFKKHSKKAHSGESVKLMQGDLTKQELEECYECHMTGFGKPGGFVSFEETPQMAEAGCETCHGPGYDHVESGGDPDLIKGKLEISDCEGCHNPDRVAAFDFKPLLFGGAH, via the coding sequence GTGCTATTCGTGGCGGCCTTTTTTGCCGCCGTTGGAATGGCATCCATGAGTAAAGCGGAGTCAGGGCAATACCTTGGCTCCGATTCCTGTATGGACTGTCATGATCAGGAGTATGAGAATTTCAAGAAACATTCTAAAAAGGCTCACTCTGGAGAATCCGTCAAGCTGATGCAGGGCGACCTGACAAAGCAGGAATTGGAAGAGTGTTACGAATGTCACATGACCGGATTCGGTAAGCCGGGAGGGTTTGTCAGCTTTGAAGAAACTCCGCAGATGGCCGAAGCTGGTTGCGAGACATGCCATGGCCCGGGGTATGACCATGTCGAATCCGGTGGTGATCCTGACCTGATCAAGGGCAAGCTGGAAATTTCTGACTGCGAGGGGTGTCACAACCCTGACCGTGTTGCTGCATTTGATTTCAAACCGCTCCTGTTCGGCGGCGCACACTAA
- a CDS encoding methyl-accepting chemotaxis protein, whose product MKFIKQSLGVKVILLSSLLTITAFSGLFVYNSYSTYEHTLAEVKNASIREADLLYMAIEDPMAIGNNAGTELKFRQLSERYDNTMAYLTDWKGEITYSTEKDTVRDSIYEVRGEGNLPQLIKRGLAESIVEGELMEINGKLQFAEVKSIENAPSCYHCHGRSHDILGTLVLTVDVSPQFDSLKQNQFRSAAISVLGVVVLLAALIIFMRKSVVNRITTIAATTEDVSKGNLDAKFTVKGEDELGSLSHYLGEMVDQIKDQLQYNKSVLEGIVVPLFVTDSEERLQFVNAPLQKILGVSEDEVKGRLVSSVFECQEGDDTCDAAHVIASGISISGNFQYRRDDGTVFPLHFEASPLVDADGDTVGAICVLIDLTREEEDKKNIEAQRQNLLVVANEVTEVSNKLNEASKILSDKMNQLANGVDTTADQTSQVATAMEEMNATVLEVAKNASETSDASNKANQVAADGGVIVGKTVDEINSVADITEKLAEALGALSSRAENIGQVMAVINDIADQTNLLALNAAIEAARAGEAGRGFAVVADEVRKLAEKTMDATKEVEEAISLIQQSTTEVVQEMDTAKERVINTSGMAQQAGNVLGEIVGHSDAIADMVRGIATAAEQQSATSDEINTSVTQINDLSQEVLAGIRESNRDIQEVSEMASHLSELVSKFRN is encoded by the coding sequence ATGAAATTCATCAAGCAGTCTCTGGGTGTCAAAGTCATATTGCTATCGTCACTGCTGACCATCACCGCTTTTTCCGGGTTGTTTGTATACAACTCCTATTCAACGTACGAGCATACGCTGGCCGAGGTGAAAAATGCCTCTATCCGCGAGGCTGATTTGTTGTACATGGCCATCGAAGATCCCATGGCTATAGGTAACAATGCCGGTACGGAATTGAAATTCCGTCAACTTTCAGAGCGCTATGACAATACCATGGCGTACCTGACTGACTGGAAAGGCGAGATCACCTACTCAACAGAAAAGGATACGGTCCGAGATTCCATTTACGAAGTTCGTGGTGAGGGAAATCTGCCGCAGTTGATCAAACGAGGGTTGGCTGAAAGCATTGTTGAAGGCGAGTTGATGGAGATCAACGGCAAGCTGCAGTTTGCCGAGGTGAAATCCATCGAGAACGCACCGTCCTGTTATCACTGTCATGGTCGCTCTCACGATATTCTTGGTACGCTCGTGCTGACGGTAGACGTCAGCCCGCAGTTCGATTCGCTCAAACAGAACCAGTTCCGCTCTGCCGCCATATCCGTGTTGGGCGTAGTGGTGCTGCTCGCGGCACTGATCATATTCATGCGCAAGTCTGTAGTGAATCGCATCACGACCATCGCTGCGACCACCGAAGATGTGTCCAAGGGCAACCTGGACGCCAAGTTCACCGTGAAAGGTGAAGATGAGCTTGGTTCGCTTTCGCACTACCTTGGCGAAATGGTTGATCAGATCAAAGACCAGTTGCAGTACAACAAGTCTGTCCTTGAAGGCATTGTCGTTCCGCTGTTTGTCACGGATAGTGAGGAGCGGTTGCAGTTTGTCAATGCGCCGCTGCAAAAGATACTCGGTGTGAGCGAAGATGAGGTCAAGGGACGTCTTGTTTCATCCGTATTCGAATGTCAGGAAGGGGACGACACCTGTGATGCCGCCCATGTTATCGCGAGTGGCATCTCCATCTCCGGCAACTTCCAGTACAGGCGTGATGACGGAACCGTCTTCCCGCTGCACTTCGAGGCCTCACCGCTGGTCGATGCCGACGGTGATACGGTCGGAGCCATCTGTGTCCTCATCGACCTTACTCGCGAAGAAGAAGACAAGAAAAATATCGAGGCGCAGAGACAGAACCTGCTGGTGGTGGCTAACGAAGTCACCGAAGTCTCCAACAAGCTCAACGAAGCATCCAAGATTCTGTCTGACAAGATGAATCAGTTGGCTAACGGCGTTGATACCACGGCGGACCAGACCTCTCAGGTCGCCACTGCCATGGAGGAGATGAACGCCACGGTTCTGGAGGTCGCCAAGAATGCATCGGAAACCTCTGATGCCTCGAACAAGGCGAATCAGGTTGCCGCAGACGGTGGTGTCATTGTTGGGAAGACCGTTGATGAAATCAACTCGGTCGCCGATATCACCGAGAAGTTGGCAGAGGCTCTTGGAGCTCTCTCAAGCCGCGCCGAGAATATCGGTCAGGTCATGGCTGTCATTAATGATATTGCCGATCAGACCAACCTCCTGGCGCTCAATGCCGCTATTGAAGCGGCCAGAGCCGGAGAGGCCGGACGCGGTTTCGCCGTTGTTGCCGACGAAGTTCGCAAGCTGGCAGAGAAGACCATGGACGCCACCAAGGAAGTGGAAGAAGCCATATCTCTCATCCAGCAGTCGACCACTGAAGTCGTGCAGGAGATGGACACCGCCAAGGAGCGTGTCATCAACACGTCGGGCATGGCCCAACAGGCAGGAAACGTCCTGGGCGAAATCGTCGGACATTCGGATGCCATCGCCGATATGGTCAGAGGCATCGCCACTGCTGCGGAACAGCAGTCCGCGACTTCGGATGAAATCAATACTTCCGTCACTCAGATCAACGATCTGTCCCAGGAAGTGCTGGCAGGCATCAGGGAATCCAATAGGGATATCCAGGAAGTCTCGGAAATGGCTTCGCACTTGAGCGAGTTGGTGTCGAAGTTCCGAAATTAA
- a CDS encoding Fur family transcriptional regulator — MTSEMGFRLSKQRKVILEELRKVTSHPTADEVYDMVRKIIPRISLGTVYRNLEFLSNKGLVLKLGAPGAQKRFDGTPEPHPHIRCAVCTGVVDVECEVEVPQIPESCTSGYKILNTNVEFVGVCPQCQEAQQ; from the coding sequence ATGACGTCGGAAATGGGATTCAGGCTTTCCAAACAACGGAAAGTTATTCTGGAAGAATTGCGTAAAGTAACGTCGCATCCTACGGCGGATGAAGTATACGACATGGTCAGAAAGATTATCCCAAGAATCAGTCTTGGAACCGTGTATCGTAATCTTGAATTTTTGAGCAACAAAGGGCTTGTCCTCAAGCTTGGTGCTCCTGGTGCGCAGAAACGGTTTGATGGTACTCCTGAGCCTCATCCGCACATTCGATGTGCTGTCTGCACAGGTGTAGTTGACGTGGAGTGTGAAGTGGAAGTTCCACAGATTCCTGAAAGCTGCACCAGCGGATATAAGATTCTCAATACAAACGTCGAGTTTGTTGGCGTTTGCCCTCAGTGCCAGGAAGCGCAGCAGTAA
- the rbr gene encoding rubrerythrin, with product MSLKGTKTEKNILTAFIGESQARNKYTYFASVAKKEGYVQISKIFEETANHEKEHAKRLFKFLEGGDAEITATFPAGKIGNTVENLKAAAHGENEEYSEMYPEFAAIAREEGFPEIAAVMENIAVAEKYHEERYLSLLDNIEKERVFVKDKEIVWRCQNCGYNHKGTTAPVACPACDHPQSHFEIKDTNW from the coding sequence ATGTCTCTTAAAGGAACGAAAACGGAAAAGAATATCTTGACTGCGTTTATTGGTGAATCTCAGGCACGCAATAAGTACACCTATTTCGCCAGTGTCGCGAAAAAAGAAGGATACGTTCAGATATCCAAGATTTTTGAAGAAACAGCCAACCACGAGAAAGAACACGCTAAGCGCCTGTTCAAGTTCCTTGAAGGTGGCGACGCAGAAATCACTGCCACTTTCCCGGCTGGCAAGATCGGCAACACCGTTGAGAACCTCAAGGCCGCTGCACACGGCGAAAATGAGGAATACTCTGAAATGTACCCCGAGTTCGCAGCCATTGCCCGTGAAGAAGGATTCCCGGAGATTGCTGCTGTCATGGAAAACATCGCCGTTGCTGAAAAATACCATGAAGAACGCTATCTTTCTCTTCTCGACAATATCGAGAAAGAGCGTGTGTTCGTAAAGGACAAGGAAATCGTCTGGCGCTGTCAGAACTGTGGTTACAACCACAAGGGAACCACTGCTCCGGTTGCCTGCCCGGCCTGTGACCATCCTCAGTCCCACTTCGAAATCAAAGATACCAACTGGTAA
- a CDS encoding desulfoferrodoxin, which translates to MAIKLGEVYKCEACGNMVIAIHEGGGDLVCCGEEMILMTENTVDAAKEKHVPVVEKDGDKVTVKVGSVPHPMEEKHYIEWIECQIGDTVFTKMLKPGDAPEAEFCACGLSGDIVVREYCNLHGLWKAEA; encoded by the coding sequence ATGGCTATTAAATTGGGTGAAGTTTACAAATGTGAAGCATGTGGCAACATGGTTATCGCTATCCACGAAGGTGGCGGAGACCTCGTTTGCTGTGGTGAAGAAATGATCCTGATGACCGAAAACACCGTAGACGCAGCCAAAGAAAAGCACGTCCCGGTCGTTGAGAAAGATGGCGATAAGGTCACCGTCAAGGTCGGCAGCGTTCCTCATCCCATGGAAGAAAAGCACTACATTGAGTGGATAGAGTGCCAGATCGGCGACACCGTTTTCACCAAGATGCTCAAGCCCGGTGATGCACCGGAAGCTGAGTTCTGCGCTTGCGGTCTTTCCGGCGATATCGTCGTTCGCGAATACTGCAACCTGCACGGACTTTGGAAGGCTGAAGCGTAA
- a CDS encoding FprA family A-type flavoprotein, translating to MRPVEIKEGIFWTGVVDWNRRNFHGYSISHKGTTYNNFLIKDEKVALIDTVAEEFWGAMQCNLAHVLGPEGKIDYFIINHLEPDHAGCLALAVEKYQPEKIYTSPMGQKAMQAHFHYKDWPVEVVPTGSEISLGKRTLQFVETRMLHWPDAMLTYCPEDKIAFTNDAFGQNWATSERFADQVDRTFLEDLMKTYYANIVLPYSPVVLKTLKALEEMNLDIDMICPDHGLMFRGKEECKWVLDKYVEFAEQKPKKKAVIVFDTMWHSTENMANAVASGLADEGISVRVMSMKSNHHSEVMTEIFDAAAVIVGSPTHNNGILPLMADMLTYMKGLRPQNKIGAAIGSFGWSGECVKVLTQALEEMGMDIVDPIKVKHVPTHDTLVQCYQQGKDIAAAIKAKLD from the coding sequence ATGAGACCAGTTGAAATTAAAGAAGGAATTTTCTGGACAGGTGTGGTGGATTGGAATCGCCGTAACTTTCACGGTTACTCCATTTCCCACAAAGGCACCACGTATAACAACTTCCTGATCAAGGACGAGAAAGTTGCCCTGATCGATACTGTTGCTGAAGAGTTCTGGGGTGCGATGCAGTGCAATCTGGCTCATGTTCTTGGCCCCGAAGGCAAGATCGACTACTTCATCATCAATCACCTTGAGCCGGATCATGCCGGTTGCCTCGCCCTCGCCGTTGAGAAGTACCAGCCTGAGAAAATCTACACCTCCCCCATGGGGCAGAAAGCAATGCAGGCTCACTTCCATTACAAGGACTGGCCTGTTGAAGTCGTGCCCACCGGCAGTGAAATCTCCCTCGGCAAGCGCACCCTGCAGTTCGTGGAAACCCGCATGCTGCACTGGCCTGACGCCATGCTGACCTACTGCCCGGAAGACAAGATCGCGTTCACCAACGATGCGTTCGGTCAGAACTGGGCCACCAGCGAGCGTTTTGCCGATCAAGTGGATCGCACCTTCCTCGAAGATCTGATGAAGACCTACTACGCCAACATTGTTCTTCCTTATTCGCCTGTGGTTCTCAAGACCCTCAAGGCGCTGGAAGAGATGAATCTTGATATCGACATGATCTGCCCTGACCACGGCCTGATGTTCCGCGGTAAGGAAGAGTGCAAATGGGTGCTCGACAAGTACGTTGAGTTTGCCGAGCAGAAGCCGAAAAAGAAAGCTGTCATCGTGTTCGACACCATGTGGCACTCCACGGAAAACATGGCCAACGCCGTGGCTTCCGGACTGGCTGACGAAGGTATCTCTGTTCGTGTCATGTCCATGAAGTCCAACCATCACTCCGAAGTGATGACCGAGATTTTCGATGCCGCTGCCGTCATCGTTGGTTCACCCACTCACAACAACGGTATCCTGCCGCTCATGGCAGACATGCTGACCTACATGAAGGGACTGCGCCCGCAGAACAAGATCGGCGCGGCCATCGGTTCCTTTGGTTGGTCCGGTGAGTGCGTCAAGGTACTGACCCAGGCTCTTGAGGAAATGGGCATGGACATTGTTGATCCGATCAAGGTCAAACATGTGCCGACCCATGACACCCTAGTCCAGTGCTACCAGCAGGGCAAGGATATCGCAGCCGCCATCAAGGCAAAGCTCGATTAA
- a CDS encoding YwbE family protein — protein sequence MQGTVRSDIKPGLRVRIVLKKDQRTGNLTEGVVGRLLTKSPTHPHGIKVRLEDGQVGRVKEILS from the coding sequence ATGCAAGGTACTGTACGAAGCGATATCAAGCCCGGCCTTCGGGTGCGCATTGTCCTGAAAAAGGATCAGCGCACCGGAAACCTGACCGAGGGAGTTGTCGGCAGACTGCTGACCAAATCCCCTACCCACCCACACGGCATCAAGGTTCGTCTTGAGGATGGTCAGGTGGGACGGGTCAAGGAAATCCTTTCTTAG
- a CDS encoding OmpA family protein — MKEFKKLLLLTLVVAMTFGFAATTPAQAKMVKKADNFILFLDHSGSMGMTKDGVGDTKIDKAVDVIEALNNAVPEELGFTSAFFTFAPFQVVSEPGTYKKANISKGLDSIERDFEIFNRKTPMGSGQKDMEPVIGGLSGKTALIMFTDGLSNKGEDPVMVAREMRNRFGDNLCLHIVSFADKPAGQKIIDEIRAIFPCTVVADYESLMAPGAMDQYAKDVLYKEVADAKPAPAKPAPVVVPMQKETITFSLNFGFDKAAITDEMVPVLEQAKMILEEEPGTTYEIAGHTDSTGPEAYNQGLSERRAAAVVNWMTANGISADRLEPKGYGENSPKYDNGTKEGRRLNRRVEILSQ, encoded by the coding sequence ATGAAAGAATTCAAGAAACTGCTGCTGTTGACGCTCGTTGTAGCCATGACATTCGGCTTTGCGGCAACGACCCCGGCCCAGGCCAAGATGGTCAAAAAGGCTGACAACTTCATCCTCTTCCTCGACCACTCCGGTTCCATGGGTATGACTAAAGACGGTGTCGGCGATACCAAAATCGACAAAGCCGTCGACGTCATTGAAGCTCTGAACAACGCTGTTCCTGAAGAACTCGGATTTACTTCCGCTTTCTTCACATTCGCTCCTTTCCAGGTAGTGAGTGAGCCCGGCACATATAAAAAGGCCAACATCAGCAAGGGTCTCGATTCCATCGAACGCGATTTCGAGATCTTCAACCGCAAGACCCCCATGGGCAGCGGCCAGAAGGATATGGAACCCGTTATCGGCGGACTCAGCGGCAAAACCGCGCTGATCATGTTCACCGACGGCCTCAGCAACAAGGGTGAGGACCCGGTCATGGTCGCACGCGAAATGCGTAACCGTTTCGGCGACAATCTCTGCCTGCACATCGTCAGCTTTGCTGACAAGCCAGCCGGCCAGAAGATCATTGACGAAATCCGCGCCATCTTCCCCTGCACTGTCGTTGCCGACTACGAGTCCCTGATGGCACCCGGCGCCATGGATCAATACGCCAAGGATGTCCTCTATAAGGAAGTAGCCGATGCCAAGCCCGCACCTGCCAAGCCGGCACCGGTTGTCGTGCCCATGCAGAAGGAAACCATCACCTTCAGCCTGAACTTCGGCTTTGACAAGGCTGCCATCACCGACGAGATGGTCCCTGTCCTCGAACAGGCCAAGATGATCCTGGAAGAAGAGCCGGGAACCACCTATGAGATCGCCGGCCACACCGATTCCACCGGTCCTGAAGCCTACAACCAGGGACTGTCCGAACGTCGCGCCGCCGCAGTCGTCAACTGGATGACCGCCAATGGCATCTCTGCTGACCGCCTGGAGCCCAAGGGTTATGGTGAAAATTCACCCAAGTACGACAACGGCACCAAGGAAGGCCGTCGCCTCAACCGTAGGGTTGAAATCCTGAGCCAGTAA